GTTTACCGACGGAATGAAAAGGCTTGCAGATGCCGGGCTTTCAAGCGCGTGGAATATGATCAAGCCCTTCAGCGCTCTTAGCGTCGGGGAGAAGTTCCGTTTTCGCCTTGCCCTTGCGATGAGCGGGAAAGAGCAAACGATTATCTGCGATGAGTTCTGCAGCAGCCTCGAGGGCACACAGGCCAAACTGCTCTCGGCGAGAATCCGCCTCGAAACCCAGCGCACGCGGAAAGCCTTTATCCTATGTACTACGAGGCAGGAGATTGAAAAATTCCTTATTCCTGAGGTTGTGATAACTCTCAGCAAAACAGGCAGGCCGGAAGTGCAGCGGAGAGGGGGGAAAAATGATTCTTGAACTTCCCGAGCTGATTATCCAGCGCTGCGGTGCAGAGCAATACGATGAATTCGAACGCTGGCACTACTGCGCCTCCCGCCCGGGGCTGGTGTGCGAGGCCTTCCTGCTCCGCGGGATTGACGGCGAGAAAGCCGGGATTATCACATTCTCATACCCGCCTGCAAACTGCGCAGGGAGGAATGTGGTTTTCGCAAGGCTCTTGAAGCGTTTCCCTCAGGCCGGCGGGCAAAGGCTCAGAGCGGTAAACGCTCATTTCCGTATTGTATCGAGGATAGTAATCCTCCCCGAATACCGCGGGCTTGGAATCGGCAGGAAATTTCTCATTAAAACCGTTCAGTTCTGCAGGGCGGGGTGTGTGGAGGCGCTGAGCGCATCTGGAAGGCTTGGGAATCTGTTTGTCTCAGCGGGCTTCAAGAGGTTCAGGCCTGCCGAGAGCGGGAAAAAGATTCGGCTGAAAGGGCTGCTCGCTCAAAACAGGATCCCCCTCGGCCCTGCTTCAAAGGCAGAAAGGCAAAAGAAGCTTGATAAAATTTCTTCGGCAGAAAGACAGAAGATTCAGAGAGCCGCAGTGAATCTTTTGAAAAGCTACGGCTCACTGCCTAAAAGAGCTGAAGGGCAGATTCTTGAAAAGGCCACGGAGAAGCTCGAGCTTAAACCCGAATACTGTTTCTTTATCAAAAACCCAAAACTGATGCAGGAGGTGGAAAAATGAGCAAGAAGATGGAAAGCTTTATCGCAGAGCTGTTCGATCCTGCCCTCAGCTTTGAAGAGGTGATCGAGAACAACCAGCTCAGCATAAAAGCCCTCGATAAGCAACTGAAAAATCAAAGCTGCCGCGAAGAGATGCAGAGCAGGATTGAAACTGTTAATCTCCTGAGCAAAGCGGTGCTTGCAAAGGCAGGGCTCACAGCTGCCGAAAAGCTCGCCGGCCTTGCCTGCTGCGACAAAGAGGAAACAGCAAGAAAGGCCTGCATTGATATTATGCAGCTTAGAAAAGAGCTTGCCCAGAGCAGGCAGGATGCTTCTGCTCCATCGCTGAGCGAGGAGAAAAAGGCAAAACTGCTTGAAATTCTGGCGGAATAAGCAGGAAATTTAATTCGTTTTCATTATAATTGCCGCTTTTCACAACGGTAAAATGGTTATTATCAAAGTGAGTTAGAATTATGAAAATTGCTATAGCATCAGACCACGCAGGTTTTAAGTACAAGGAAAAAATCAAAGAATACCTCAGCGAAAAGGGCTGGGATATCAGAGATTTCGGCACATACACCGAAGCCTCTTGCAGCTATCCGGATTTTATAATCCCTGCTGCCCGAGCTGTTTCAGAGGGTATTTGCGAGAGGGGCATTGTGCTTGGAGGCAGCGGGAACGGCGAGGCGATAGCAGCCAATAAGATAAGCAAGATTCGCTGCGCGCTGTGCTGGAACAACCGAACCGCAAGGCTCTCCCGCAGGCATAACAACGCAAATATGCTCGCTTTGGGCGAGAGAATGATCTCAATTGAGGCTGCTTATGAGATCGTGGATATTTGGCTGAACACCGAATTTGAGGGCGGAAGACATATAAAACGCATTGACGCGATAGAGGATCTGGGCAGCTGACTGCCCTTTGTTAAACACAAAACGTTGAGGAGAAGGAAAAATGCAAACTCAAAACGAAAATCATTTGAGCTCGGTTCTCTCTGCGCTGAGAACAGAGCCCCCTAAAAACCGCAAACAGCTCAAGGGCTATATCAAAGCATTTCTCGGGGTGTCTCTGCCGGATAATCGCCTGTCTGGGGCAGCGGCCCCCTTCGACTACCTCTGGTATGCATACTCCACCGAGCTGGAGGGCAGGCCAAACGGTGATTGCCTTGTATGGGCGAATCGGGGCGGCGGCAAAACGCTCTGCGGGGCTGTGCTCACCGTGCTGGATGCGGTTCTCCGCCCGGGATGCAGCATCAAAATCCTCTCCGGCTCGCAGGAACAGGCAAGGCGGATGTATGAATATACTGCACGGTTTATGGAGGAAGGCTTCCACGATATGCTCAGCGGGAAGATCACCAAAAGCTCGCTAACACTCGAGAATTCCAGCAGTGTCGAGGTGCTCACGCAGTCTTCAAGAAACGTGCGCGGAAGGCATATCCACAAGCTCCGCTGCGATGAAATCGAACTTTTCGACCCGGATGTCTATCAGGCCGCCCAGTATATCACAAAATCCGACCAAGGGATCACGGCTGCTATGGAAGCCGCATCCACAATGCACCAGCCATACGGGATAATGTCTGAGGCAGTGAACACTGCGAACAAATCAGCTCTGCCTGTATTCCGCTGGAATCTTTGGGATGTGATCGAAAAATGCACCGACAGAACCTGCTCAAGCTGCCCGCTTCTGGAAGACTGCCGCGGGATCGCCAAAAATGCCCAAGGCTACTACCGCATAGACGACGCCGTCTCGCAGATGCAGAGGGCAAGCAGAAGCAGCTGGGAGGCAGAGATGCTATGCAAAAAGCCCTCAACAAGCAGGTGCGTTTTCCCGTCGTTCAAGAGGAACGCGAATGTGCGGAAGATTGATTTCAACGTTTCCAGAAGGCTCTTTCGCTCGATAGATTTCGGCTTCGTGAATCCGTTTGTATGCCTCTGGATAGAGCAGGACAGCGAGGGAAACGTGTTTGTGATTCGTGAATACGTGGCAAGGCAGAGAACCGCCGCTGAAAACTGCCGGCAAGTTCGCCGGCTAACCCCCGCTTCTGCGAGCATTGCGGGAACATTCTGCGACCCCGCCGGCTCGCAGACATCTCAGATAAGCGGAACAAGCGTGGTTAATGAATTCCGCAAACAGGGAATCAATCTCAGATGGAAGGCGAGCCGAATCACCCCGGGCCTCGAGGTGATAAGGCAGCATATAAGAAACGCCGCAGGAAAAGCGAGGCTGTTTATAGATCCATCCTGTGTAAACCTGATTGAGGCGATGGAAAGCTATCATTATCCCGCTAAATGCGCCGGAGATGAACTGCCCGAAAAAGACGGCATCTACGACCATTACATCGACGCTCTTCGCTACTTCTTCGTGAACATTGAATCAAACGCTGCTCTTTTGGCAAAATATTAAAATCGATTAGACGTTTCTTTTGCGCAAGATTGCGGTTTTTTTATACAAATATGCGTTTTAAGTTGCGGATATTTTGCTATGATGAAGGTTTGAATAAGCAAGCTAAACAAATACCATTAAAGGCAGGGAGAATTTGATGAATCGGCGTAACTTTTTACGGTCTGTATGTATTGGGGCTTCAGCCTCTTTTCTCTCCGGGTGCGGGGGCTCTTTGCTCACTGAAAACAATCGCAAGCCTAATGTCCTGCTGATAATAACTGATGATCAAGGGTATGCAGATGTAAGCGCTTATGCCCATTCCTCGCCGGATGTGGCTACCCCTAATATCGATCGATTAGCCCATCAGGGCGTTCGTTTTACGCAGGCCTATGTTACCGGGCCGGCCTGCAGCCCATCCCGCGCGGGTTTGAATACCGGCCGCTGCCAGCAGAGATGGGGGATGTGGGGATGGTCTAAGCCGCTTCCTAAAGATGAAAAAACGCTTGCAGAATACCTCAAAAACGCCGGCTATACAACGGGTAAATTCGGCAAAAGCGATTTCGGGCAAAACTATCACCGTAAGGACGTTCGTGAATATCCGATGAACCACGGCTTTGACGAGTTTTTAGGGTTTTCCGCGCATGCCCACGATTACTTTCATTTGTCTGAGAAAATCGAAAAGGCCGCTCCTGACCCAAACGGAGCGAGCGCTTCTTTAGGGCCATTATTCCATAATAACAGCAAAAAATCATTTGAAAAAGGCTATACCACGGAAATCTTTACCGATTACGCTATAGACTTCATCAAACGCCAAAGGGAGAAGCCTTTCTTTGCTTGCGTATCTTACAATTCAGTGCATGCTCTCGTGCATCTTGTACCCGAGCGTTATTTGGAGCGTTTCGGGGCGAAAAAGGTGCCTCTGTACGACCCTGAAGACGGCCGCTACTATACTTATTACGACCGCTACGGCCACGGCAAGGCAGATGTTTATGATGAAACCTATCGCCGGTGGTGCCTTGCGAATATGGCATGTATGGATGATAATATCGGCCGACTGCTGGATACCCTTGAAGAGCTGAATCTCGAAGAAGACACATTCGTTGTGTTTATGCCCGATAACGGCGGCGCACCTGCGCGGGAGACAGGCTCTGTGAATCGGCCGCTAAAGAGTACGAAATACAGCCTGTTTGAAGGGGGCATTCGAATTCCGATAATAATGAGATATCCGGGAAAAGCCGCAAAGGGGAAAGTTTGCAGGAATGTGGTATCAACGCTGGATATCTTACCAACTTTTCTCGCCGCAGCCGGGCATGAGAAGATTCAAGGAAAACCGCTCGACGGCAAGAACCTTCTGCCAATGCTGAAACGGCCCGAAAAAAATCGCAAACGAAGTCCTCTGTTTTGGCATTTTGGAGACCAGTTTGCTGTTCGCGACGGCGACTGGAAGCTGGTTAAGGCCAGGCTTTTCACTAAAGATATTATCAGCGGAAGAAAACAGCCATTGCCTGAGAAGCCGCAGCTTTTTAACCTGAAAAATGACATTGGCGAAACCAATGATTTAGCAGACAAACACCCTGAAATAGTTCAAAAAATGATGAAGCAGCACCAAAACTGGGTAAAAGAAATACGCTCCAGCTGAGCGGCGGAACAGCCGCTGCTGTGTTTTTTTACCAAGCCCGGTATTAAGCCCGAATAAGGCTAATCAGCGTCGTAAATCAGTACCTTCTCGAACATATCGCTGCATTCATTGAGGAATGTTTTGTGCAGCGGGTCGGACTGATATTCGTCGTGTTTGCCGATATCCTCGAACACAACTGTAAGAGCGAAGTCGTAGCTCCTGTCTATTACCGGCCTGTCAGTGCTTGCGGGTGTGCCGATATATACCGAATGAGCGGCAGGTATCTGCTTGAGCGTTTCGAGTTTTTCCCTGAAAAGGTACAGCTCGGCCTCGGCGAGGTCTTCTTTGAGCCAGAAAAATACTGAGTGTACTAGCATTTCTATTCCTTCTGCTTCTAAAAAACAGATTTTACAATATCGTTTATTGCTTTTCTCGTATGCCCGTTGGCATTGTTGGTAATAATCGAGAATATGAAAGTTCCCGAATCAGTAAAGCAGTATCCTGCCAGCGCCTTTATGCCTGTCATAGTACCGCTCTTTGCGTATATTTTACCTTTGTATGAAGGCTGGGTAAAGTATCTTTTTACCGGGCCGGAACCGCTCACCCCTCCAACAGCGAGTGTATCCTTGAATTTCTCGAAATCCTCCCGCTCATACTGATGCCTCAAAACCGCCGCAATCACCTCTGCTGTGAGCCGGTTTCCCCGGCTTAGCCCG
This window of the Sedimentisphaera salicampi genome carries:
- a CDS encoding ATP-binding cassette domain-containing protein gives rise to the protein MKREMIQIDSFIPRSYCLSRRSEIIMRTFGISESRLKEKFRLRVDFSFSEAEIVLIKGASGSGKSTLLSSIKRALPEQSFADLDDLQFSRKCSIIDCFPTFTDGMKRLADAGLSSAWNMIKPFSALSVGEKFRFRLALAMSGKEQTIICDEFCSSLEGTQAKLLSARIRLETQRTRKAFILCTTRQEIEKFLIPEVVITLSKTGRPEVQRRGGKNDS
- a CDS encoding GNAT family N-acetyltransferase; this encodes MILELPELIIQRCGAEQYDEFERWHYCASRPGLVCEAFLLRGIDGEKAGIITFSYPPANCAGRNVVFARLLKRFPQAGGQRLRAVNAHFRIVSRIVILPEYRGLGIGRKFLIKTVQFCRAGCVEALSASGRLGNLFVSAGFKRFRPAESGKKIRLKGLLAQNRIPLGPASKAERQKKLDKISSAERQKIQRAAVNLLKSYGSLPKRAEGQILEKATEKLELKPEYCFFIKNPKLMQEVEK
- the rpiB gene encoding ribose 5-phosphate isomerase B, producing the protein MKIAIASDHAGFKYKEKIKEYLSEKGWDIRDFGTYTEASCSYPDFIIPAARAVSEGICERGIVLGGSGNGEAIAANKISKIRCALCWNNRTARLSRRHNNANMLALGERMISIEAAYEIVDIWLNTEFEGGRHIKRIDAIEDLGS
- a CDS encoding sulfatase-like hydrolase/transferase; its protein translation is MNRRNFLRSVCIGASASFLSGCGGSLLTENNRKPNVLLIITDDQGYADVSAYAHSSPDVATPNIDRLAHQGVRFTQAYVTGPACSPSRAGLNTGRCQQRWGMWGWSKPLPKDEKTLAEYLKNAGYTTGKFGKSDFGQNYHRKDVREYPMNHGFDEFLGFSAHAHDYFHLSEKIEKAAPDPNGASASLGPLFHNNSKKSFEKGYTTEIFTDYAIDFIKRQREKPFFACVSYNSVHALVHLVPERYLERFGAKKVPLYDPEDGRYYTYYDRYGHGKADVYDETYRRWCLANMACMDDNIGRLLDTLEELNLEEDTFVVFMPDNGGAPARETGSVNRPLKSTKYSLFEGGIRIPIIMRYPGKAAKGKVCRNVVSTLDILPTFLAAAGHEKIQGKPLDGKNLLPMLKRPEKNRKRSPLFWHFGDQFAVRDGDWKLVKARLFTKDIISGRKQPLPEKPQLFNLKNDIGETNDLADKHPEIVQKMMKQHQNWVKEIRSS
- a CDS encoding Dabb family protein, with product MLVHSVFFWLKEDLAEAELYLFREKLETLKQIPAAHSVYIGTPASTDRPVIDRSYDFALTVVFEDIGKHDEYQSDPLHKTFLNECSDMFEKVLIYDAD